A region from the Acyrthosiphon pisum isolate AL4f chromosome A1, pea_aphid_22Mar2018_4r6ur, whole genome shotgun sequence genome encodes:
- the LOC103309923 gene encoding uncharacterized protein LOC103309923 yields the protein MNLSLFLAGTPPGDLLALERKRVRSKLDDPDRADSKDEIRRAKRDILLAAWSNRWSRGVRGAWTRTILPDLIRWTKRCPKDLTFHVTQALTGHGCFKYYLHRMKRAPDAACLYCQHPEDTAEHTIFDCAYWDPLQLPVKMFVGNRNLTPGDVQDLMCGPSDVPFNENDRLRAASQRATQSFYDMVDNILSCKEHDEKIAETE from the coding sequence ATGAATTTGAGTTTATTCCTGGCGGGAACTCCTCCGGGTGATCTTCTTGCTTTGGAACGCAAAAGAGTCCGAAGTAAACTTGACGATCCGGACAGAGCTGATTCAAAGGATGAGATCCGGAGAGCAAAGCGAGATATCTTGCTTGCTGCCTGGTCGAACCGATGGAGTCGGGGCGTTAGAGGAGCCTGGACGCGCACGATTCTTCCGGACCTGATAAGATGGACGAAAAGATGCCCCAAAGACCTCACGTTTCATGTAACGCAGGCTCTTACGGGACACGGGTGTTTCAAGTACTACCTACACAGGATGAAGCGCGCCCCTGATGCGGCTTGCCTGTACTGCCAACACCCTGAGGACACTGCGGAACACACAATATTTGATTGTGCTTACTGGGATCCGCTTCAGCTGCCAGTGAAGATGTTTGTTGGTAACCGAAATTTAACACCGGGAGACGTCCAGGATTTGATGTGCGGCCCCTCTGATGTCCCGTTCAACGAGAACGACCGGCTACGGGCTGCCTCCCAACGTGCCACTCAGTCCTTTTATGACATGGTTGACAACATTTTAAGCTGCAAGGAGCATGATGAAAAGATAGCTGAGACCGAATGA
- the LOC100569454 gene encoding kelch-like protein 2, with the protein MSTPRAELGVEVLNNCLYAVGGCYDNGDSSQLKSVECYDPRLGIWTPVADMSVCRAGAGVRLMDGIMYAVGGLNETGILKSVEVYKPSSGVWTSIADMHMCRWRPGVIECDGLLHVLGGSYEMGEEQKDSVEIYNPNTNTWTMEY; encoded by the exons ATGTCTACCCCAAGAGCTGAATTAGGTGTGGAAGTActcaataattgtttatatgcg GTGGGAGGATGTTATGATAATGGAGATTCATCACAATTGAAATCTGTCGAATGTTATGACCCCAGGCTTGGCATATGGACTCCAGTTGCCGATATGTCAGTATGCCGCGCTGGTGCTGGTGTAAGATTAATGGATGGCATTATGTATGCTGTTGGTGGTTTAAATGAAACAGGTATTCTTAAAAGTGTTGAAGTGTATAAACCAAGTTCTGGAGTATGGACTTCTATTGCTGATATGCATATGTGCCGATGGAGGCCTG gagtAATCGAATGTGATGGTTTGTTACATGTTTTGGGCGGAAGTTATGAAATGGGTGAAGAACAAAAGGACTCTGTAGAAATATACAACCCTAATACTAATACCTGGACCatggaatattaa